The genome window AAAGGCGGTTGACGACGAATGGCGTGAACCGATCCGCAAGGCAGACATTGCCATCACGGAATTACGTGACCGCCAGACGCCCTACAAGACCGCCAAGCAGGCAGCGAAGGATGAAGCCGCCCGCAAGGTGCGCGAGGAAGCAGATGCCCGCCAGAAAGCCGCACAAGCCGCTTTGCACAGCGATGATCTGGACGAACGCTATCAGGCAGAAGCGGAACTCAAGACCGCTGGCAAACTGGCAAGTGTGGCAAACAAGATCGAACGCGCGCCTACCGGCCTTCGGACGTTCTGGCAGGCTGAAATTACCGATCCGCGCGAAGCCTTGAAGCACTACCTCAAGGCCAGCCCCGAGGCGTTCCATGTGATGCTCCAGGAACTTGCCGACAAGGACGCCCGGTCCCCCGCCACCCGCCGCGATATTCCCGGCGTGACCTTCACCGAATGCAAGAGGGCCGCATGACTGATACGATGCACCTTTGGAACAAGGTTTCCAAGACCAACCCGGACAACACGAAGAAGGTCAACCAGCGCGGCGGCTTCACCAGCATTTGCGCTCAATCGCAGATCATGGAAGCGACCCGCGCATTCGGTCCAATCGGTCAAGGTTGGGGCTACATCGCAGAAGCGCCCATCTTCCACGATAACCTTGTGCTGGTCCGCGTCACGCTTTGGCATGGCGACCGGGAAAACACGTTCGGGCCGGTCATTGGCGGTGCGGAATGGAAGGTCAAGGAACGTCTCGACAGTGACGCGCCGAAGAAGGCCACCACCGATGCGATTACGAAATTGCTCTCGCAATTAGGCTTCAACGCCGACGTATTCCTCGGCCTGTATGACGACAGCAAATACGTTGCGCAGGTGACGCGCGAGTTTGCGCCCGAGCCAGAACCCAAGGCCGAACTGCCTACCGGCCCGATCAACGACAAAACCCGCGATTGGGTTTCTGACCAGCTTCACAAAAAGCAGATCGAACCGGGCGAACTGTGCCGCGCGTTCGAAGTCACCAGCCTCAAGGCCCTCACTTACGAACAGATCAACGCAGTCAAAGACTGGCTGTCTAACTACCGAAAGGCCGCATAAATGCTTATCCTCACACTGGCTGGAAACACCGGCAAGGACGCCGAGTTCAAGACTACGCAGGACGGCAAGGAATTTTGCTCATTCAGCGTTGGCGTCTCGACCGGCTACGGCGACCGCAAGGCCACCACATGGGTTGACGTGACCAAGTGGGGCAAAGGTGCCGAAGGGCTGTCCCGCATTCTCCGCAAGGGCAGCAAGGTCACCGTGTCGGGTGAAATGTCCACACGCGAGCATAACGGCAAGACCTACATTCAGTGCCGCGCCGATCATGTCAGCATTCAGGGCGCGCCGCAGGGCGGTGATCGCCGGGAGCCAGACGGTTCGCAGGGCCATGCAGGTGGGTTCGCTGGAGACGATCTGGACGATTCGATCCCATTCGTCAGCAATCGCGGCATTTTCTAACCCCACCACACAAAGGACAAGACCATGAGCGATGACCGCCTCCGCCTTTTGATCGAACGCGCCGAACGCCTTGAAGAAGAAAAGAAGGGCATTGCCGAAGACCTTAAAGGCGTTTTCGATGAAGCCAAGGCCACCGGCTACGATGCCAAGATTATGAAGCAGATCATGCGCCTGCGAGCCATGAAGCCCGACGACCGGCGCGAAATGGAAGCCGTGCTGGAAGTCTACAAGACTGCGGTCGGGCTGGACTGAACCATGGGCTGGTCACCGAACCACAAGCGCATCAAGGAACGCTACAACCCGATCCCCAACACGGCGGAACGGGCCTTTGAGGCGCACTTGCGTGACCAGCCCTGTTTTGGTTGCGGTGGACGCTCCCACGTTTGCCACCACACCCGGCTTGAGTTCGATGGCAAGGCCCGCCGCCGTGAACACCGCTGGCAAATGCCGCTCTGCAACGCCTGCCATTTGGACTGCCACAAGGTGCGCGAAGCCGTCTGGCTGGAAAGCATCGGCAAGCGCCCAGAACAGGCCATCGCCTACATGAACGTCCAGTGGGGACTAAGCCAAAGGAAAGCGGCGTGAGCATCGAAAAAGCACCCCTCTATTTTGAAGCCCGCCTTGGAATGCTCAAGCCTGCCAATCGTGCAGCCGAGGAAGCGATGCGCGACATCAAGGGCCGCGTGCGCGTCGAAGTCAAGGGCGGCATTGCCAACCAGCGCCGTCGCGGCCTGTATTGGGTTTGTGCCGGGGTGGTCGTGGAATTGCTCAACCAGTCACACGGCCTGACGCTGGACGAAACCGACCTGCACGACCTGACGCGCGACAAGCTGCGCATGTTCGATGAAATCCGCCTTCCAAGCGGGGACACCCTGCGCAAGCGGCACAGCACCAGCAACCGGGCGATGAATGAAGCCGAACGCGCCGCCTTCACAGATCGAGCCTTGGCGCTCTGGTCAACATGGGCAGGCGTGGACGTAACGACGTTGCGCACCGAAGCGGAAAGGCTCGCGGCATGACCTACGAGGCATGGGAGACGCTGGCCGATGTTGCCGAGACGGCGCGCGGGTTTGAGGGGGTGGGGGGATGACACCCCGCGTCCTCATCGGCTGCGAACGCTCCGGCGTCATGCGCCGCGCTTTCCTCGCCCTCGGCTTCGATGCCTGGTCCTGCGATACCGAACCCGCAGACGACGGCAGCAACCGCCATATCCGCGATGATCTGCGTAACCACCTCAACGCCGGATGGGACTTGCTCGCCGTGATGCACCCGCCCTGCACCGTGCTTTGCAACTCGGGCGGGCGCTGGCTCTACATCGGTGGCAAGAAGGTGAACGGGCGCGATGAGGCGCGCTGGTCCGAACTGGACGCCGCCGCCGGCTTCTATCGCACGTGCCGCAATGCACCGATCGAGCGCAAGGCCATCGAGAACCCCGTCATGCACGAACACGCAATCCGCCTGACAGGACGCGGGCGCACGCAATTCGTGCAGCCGTGGTGGTTCGGGGAGCCGTTCTTCAAGGCTACAGGGTTCGAGTTGATCGGCCTGCCAGACCTTCGCCCGACGAACCGGCTTGTCCCGCCAGCGAAAGGCACCGACGAACACAAGTCATGGAGCCGCGTGCACCGGATGCCACCGGGGCCGGAGCGCGCGCGGTTGCGTAGCGAGACGTTCCCCGGCGTTGCAGCCGCCTGTGCTGCGCAATGGGGCGCTGTGCTGGGGATGCCCGAACAGATGGAGTTGTTTGCAGCATGAGTGCACCGGCCCGCTTCAAGCAATCCGACTTGCGCCGTGCGGTCAAGGCCGTCGAAGGGCTTGGCTATGAGGAAGTCCGCGTTGCTATCGGGATCGACGGAAAACTGGAAATCACCGTTCGCAAGCATATGAACGACGATGACATGGGGCAGGAACTCGACTGATGAACCGTCGCAAGTGGCTCCCTGAAAACGTGACCGAGTGGAAGGACCGCCACGGCAAGAAGCGCTATCGCTTCCGTAAAAAGGGACTGCCTGATTATCATTTCAAGAACGCGCCGGGTTCGCCGGACTTCCTGACGGAACTCTATGCCGCACAGAAGGCCGAGACGCCCCCTGTGGAGCAGTTCGCGCCGTTCACCTATGATGCACTGGCGCAAAGCTTCTATGGCACCGTGGCGTGGATCGAGATGGCCGAGAGCAGCAAGAAGACCTATCGCAGCATCATCGAGCGGTTCCGCGCCAAGAACGGCACGAAAGACGCGCGCAAGGTGACCGCCGCAAATGTGGCAAAGCGAATCGCTGATATGGCCGACAAGCCCGCCGCTGCCAACAATCTGCGCAAGACGCTTTCACGCCTGCACCGCCATGCGATCCTCTTGGGCTGGCGCACGGACAATCCCGTAGAAGTCACCCAGGCATTCAAGAAGAAGGGTGAAGGCTTCCACTGCTGGACCGATGCCGAACTGGCTGCGTTCGATGCTCGCTGGCCTATCGGGACGCGCGAGAGGCTGGCAAAGGAACTGTTGCTCGGCACTGCGCTGCGCAAGTCCGATGTCCTCACGGTCGGCAAAGGCAACCGCA of Novosphingobium sp. MMS21-SN21R contains these proteins:
- a CDS encoding tyrosine-type recombinase/integrase: MNRRKWLPENVTEWKDRHGKKRYRFRKKGLPDYHFKNAPGSPDFLTELYAAQKAETPPVEQFAPFTYDALAQSFYGTVAWIEMAESSKKTYRSIIERFRAKNGTKDARKVTAANVAKRIADMADKPAAANNLRKTLSRLHRHAILLGWRTDNPVEVTQAFKKKGEGFHCWTDAELAAFDARWPIGTRERLAKELLLGTALRKSDVLTVGKGNRKGDRLILSHTKNDSDTDIRMSAAMIAAIDACPTKGPTYIETMYGEPYTPTGFYNWFKRACVKAGIPNCSPHGLRKAISRIMAEHGASVLEGRAVTGHKTDKEFMRYAEQANKAKMADSAMANLSNWFAIEATESEEKPK
- a CDS encoding single-stranded DNA-binding protein; translated protein: MLILTLAGNTGKDAEFKTTQDGKEFCSFSVGVSTGYGDRKATTWVDVTKWGKGAEGLSRILRKGSKVTVSGEMSTREHNGKTYIQCRADHVSIQGAPQGGDRREPDGSQGHAGGFAGDDLDDSIPFVSNRGIF
- a CDS encoding DUF2312 domain-containing protein; protein product: MSDDRLRLLIERAERLEEEKKGIAEDLKGVFDEAKATGYDAKIMKQIMRLRAMKPDDRREMEAVLEVYKTAVGLD